TTTATTTCATGCAAGAAAGTTTCCCGTAACATGCATTGACTAACACAATGCTAAGGCCTGCCGCCGGTAAAAGATACCATGCAACTTCAAGTCCCGATTTTATTTGAAAGGGCAATACATTGAATATTTCTTTTAAGAATATTTGCCCCGGATAAATCAAGACCAGATAAAAAATGAACGCTTTAAAATAAAATAAAATTAACCCTGAATAAATTCCCAGTTCAATTCTTTTTTCCTTGCCCTTTTTAATTCCTTCTTCAATCCAGCGGGCAATTTTAGAATTATAAAATCTTAATCGGACGTCAAAGATCCTGAATAAAATGCCTAACGGCAAAGATAAGGCCATAGCAAGAATTATTGCGCTTTTTTCACTATTCATGTATTTTATGCCCCAGACAGTTGTAAGGATTGAAATAACTGTAACATCATGCGGGATGGACGTCCCCATAGGTATGGCATTAATCCACATAAGCTCAACAATAACTCCTATCCAAAAACCGGAAACAACATCCCCTAGGATATAGCCGACGACAGGGCCCGCA
This is a stretch of genomic DNA from Elusimicrobiota bacterium. It encodes these proteins:
- a CDS encoding PTS sugar transporter subunit IIC codes for the protein MIEIIGISLLAAIFELDVTAFGQIMISRPIFAGPVVGYILGDVVSGFWIGVIVELMWINAIPMGTSIPHDVTVISILTTVWGIKYMNSEKSAIILAMALSLPLGILFRIFDVRLRFYNSKIARWIEEGIKKGKEKRIELGIYSGLILFYFKAFIFYLVLIYPGQIFLKEIFNVLPFQIKSGLEVAWYLLPAAGLSIVLVNACYGKLSCMK